The Dromaius novaehollandiae isolate bDroNov1 chromosome 27, bDroNov1.hap1, whole genome shotgun sequence genome contains the following window.
GCAGGACTTCCTGGGCCAGGCCTTCTGCACCCTGGGCGAGATCGTGGGCTCGGCTGGCAGCCGCCTGGAGAAGCCCCTGACGTGAGTGCGGCGccggggggggtgtggggggggggggggggctgctccctgcctcagtttccccggccGGCGGGGCGATGCCGGCGCCCTGGCCCGGTGCCACCGAGGGGGGGGCCGAGGGGGGCTGCGGCGCCGGCGCCTGGGCCCCTTATCTCGGCGGGTGTCTCGGACGGAGAGCAGAGCCCCGCGCAGACAGCTCGGCTCCGGGTACCGCTTTCCTGGCGTCACCCGGCCCCTCATCCTTGGGGGGGAGccaaaccggggggggggggcctttgGGGTCGCGCGGCGGAGGTGGGGGTCTCTCCCGTCCCTCCTCGCCGCGCCCCTCTGCCCCGGTGTGTTTGCCCCCCCCGGTTTCCCCGCGGTGGCCGCCCGGAGCCGTGTCCCATCCGTCACCCGTCCGCGTCCCGGCAGGATGGGGACGGTCACCGCGCACTCGCGGGGCAGGAAACCCGCTCCGGCCGTCTCCAACGGGTGAGtcccggcggtgccggcggcgggggacaccggggggggggtgggacaCAGCCACCCTGGACCCACCGCCCGTCCCGGCAGGGGCATCCCCGGGAAGAAGTGCGGCATCATCATCCTCCTGGCCGAAGAGCTGGGCAACTGCCGGGTGAGTCGCGGCTGGCTGCGGGGACAAGTTTGGGGACCTTCGCTTGCCGGCCCCAAGGCGCCTTCCTCCGCCTTTGCAGcggggcgaggaagaggagggccaGCCCTCGCCGGTGTCGGTGCCagcgggggctgccgccgcgccgtGACCCCGTCCGCCCGCCCCAGGACGTGGCCACGCTGCAGTTCTGCGCCAACAAGCTGGACAAGAAGGATTTCTTCGGCAAGTCCGACCCCTTCAtggtcttctaccggagcaacgAAGACGGGACGTGAGCCACCCGCGGCCGctccccctcgccccccgccctgGGGACCCtcgtggggctggggacaccccaTGGAGGGGCCAAGTCAACGCGTTCCCCAAAGTCACCCCCGAACCCGGTGGTGTCCCTGGCCCCCAAACCTCGGTGGCTTTGTGGTCACCTCCCCGTGGGGAGCCCCACCAGCAGCTCgcccgtccccatgtcccccgggTGCCTCTCCATCCCGCTTCCCGGGATATGAGctatttttggggggtggggtgggttTTCCCATCGGAGGtgacccccccgtcccctccctgTCCCGGCAGCTTCACCATCTGCCACAAGACGGAGGTGGTGAGGAACACGCTGAACCCGGTGTGGCAAGCCTTCGCCATCCCCGTGCGCGCCCTCTGCAACGGCGACTACGACCGGTGAGGCCCCCCGGCACCACGGTCCTCCCCGCCACGGCGGCAGGCAGCGGCGCCGCTCTGCACCCTCTTCCTTTAGTCTTTGTGGTTGCTCGGCGCCAGGCTCAGCTCGGCGAGCTGCAGGGCCCCGTCTTtgcccgcgctgctgctgcctggggaggctCAGagatgggtaaactgaggcacggggtGGGGTCGTCTTGCTTTTCGAAAGCCACCGTGGTTCGGGGCTGCTGGCGGCCATATTTCCCCCAGCAGCTCACGGGCTCCTTCCCGTGCGCACTTgctgcctcagtttacccatctgAGCAATGGGCCCGCTTCCCGGCGAAGACCCGTCCCGAGGGGACCCCGGCCGGCCGGCTCGATGGCAACCAGTGTGACACTGCCGGCGGGGGCTCaaccgcccccggccccccgccgccccggggcagcggccgaGGGAGGGGGtccgcccgggcgccgcgggggcgaaCAAAGCCGGGCGGTGGCTCGCGTCGCGCCGCCGTGCCGTCGGCTGGCTTGGCCCCGTGTCGTGTCGGACGTTGCTGTGGCAACGGCGGATAAAAATATCCCACCGAAAAAAcctgggcaggggagaggaggaggaggaggaggaggaggaggaaggaggagaaaggcccCCGGAGGCGTCAAAACAAGCCGGCGGGGGaggcggagcagccccggggccgggctgcggggagccgcTGGCGGGACGGGGGGGACCCGGATgggtgccgcccccccccggggtgggggccCCGCCGTGGGGGTGTcgtgggggtgctgggggtggccGTGACCCCCCCGTTTGCCTTGCAGGCCCATCAAGGCGGAGGTGTACGACTGGGACCGTGACGGCAGGTGAGCCCGGCAGCCctggcagggcgggggggggggacgcccaTCACCGCGACTCAGGgcggcccccctcgccccgcagCCACGACTTCATCGGCGAGTTCACCACCAGCTACCGGGAGCTGGCGCGAGGGCAGAGCCAGTTCAACGTCTACGAGGTGAGGCGGGAGCGGACAAGCGCCCGGGGGGGCCAGGAATGGCCGGgagtgtcccccccccggggccccggcgatCCGGGCGCTCAGGCCCGGAGGACGTGCTAAAAGCAGCGGTGATacctccccatcctcctcctcctcctcctcaccaggTGGTGAACCCCaagaagaggatgaagaagaagaagtaCCTGAATTCGGGGACGGTGAGGGctgggggcggcccgggggggctgcgcgtGGCCGTGCggcgctgagccccccccccgcctcgcaGGTGACGCTGCTGTCCTTCGCCGTGGAGGCCGACCACACCTTCCTGGACTACATCAAGGGCGGGTGAGCGATGCGGGGCCGGGCCTCGGTTTCCCCGTCTGGGAAACGGGCTCCGCCAGGGATGCGGGAGCCGGAGCTCGGGGCCACGGTGCTGGGGCGGGCGGCTCCGTGCCGCCCCCCAGGGCCGTTTCCAGGGCCTTCCCCTTTCCCCAGCACCCAGCTCAACTTCACGGTGGCCATCGACTTCACGGCGTCCAACGGTGAGCGCCGGGCtgtgccggcggcgggggggggcccggcgcgggggggtccccggtgacgccccctccccggccaggCAACCCGTCGCAGTCGACGTCGCTGCACTACATGAACCCCTACCAGCTCAACGCCTACGCCATGGCCCTCAAGGCGGTGGGCGAGATCATCCAGGACTACGACAGCGACAAGATGTTCCCGGCGCTCGGCTTCGGCGCCAAGATCCCGCCGGACGGGCGCGTGTCCCACGAGTTCCCGCTGGTGAGGCCGTGGTGGGGGCTGCCGCTGTcacccccccggccgcggcggtgtcccCTCACCCGTCCCCCGTCCCGCAGAACGGCGACGCATCCAACCCCTCGTGC
Protein-coding sequences here:
- the CPNE5 gene encoding copine-5 produces the protein MAALGALEPASGPGTVPATKVELTVSCRRLLDKDTFSKSDPLCVLYTQGTESKQWREFGRTEVIDNTLNPDFVRKFVLDYFFEEKQNLRFDLYDVDSKSPDLSKHDFLGQAFCTLGEIVGSAGSRLEKPLTMGTVTAHSRGRKPAPAVSNGGIPGKKCGIIILLAEELGNCRDVATLQFCANKLDKKDFFGKSDPFMVFYRSNEDGTFTICHKTEVVRNTLNPVWQAFAIPVRALCNGDYDRPIKAEVYDWDRDGSHDFIGEFTTSYRELARGQSQFNVYEVVNPKKRMKKKKYLNSGTVTLLSFAVEADHTFLDYIKGGTQLNFTVAIDFTASNGNPSQSTSLHYMNPYQLNAYAMALKAVGEIIQDYDSDKMFPALGFGAKIPPDGRVSHEFPLNGDASNPSCSGIEGILEAYHESLKSVQLYGPTNFAPVVNHVARAAAAVPDGSQYFVLLIITDGVISDMAQTKEAIVNAAKLPMSIIIVGVGQAEFDAMVELDGDDIRISSRGKVAERDIVQFVPFRDYIDRTGNHVLSMARLAKDVLAEIPDQFVSYMKGRGIKPQPAPPAPDPAEPPVPAQP